The proteins below are encoded in one region of Tessaracoccus aquimaris:
- a CDS encoding DUF2277 domain-containing protein: MCRNIRPLNNFEPPATSDEVRAAALQYVRKVAGATKPSKANEEVFNRAVEEIAHITAHLLEDLVTTAPAKDREVEAAKAKERSAKRFADAS; the protein is encoded by the coding sequence ATGTGCCGCAACATTCGTCCGTTGAACAACTTCGAGCCGCCCGCCACCTCAGACGAGGTGCGCGCCGCGGCGCTGCAATATGTCCGCAAGGTGGCGGGTGCCACCAAGCCGAGCAAGGCCAACGAGGAGGTCTTCAACCGCGCCGTCGAGGAGATCGCCCACATCACGGCCCACCTGCTCGAGGACCTGGTCACCACCGCCCCGGCCAAGGACAGGGAGGTCGAGGCCGCCAAGGCGAAGGAGCGCTCAGCAAAGCGCTTCGCCGACGCCTCCTGA
- the thiE gene encoding thiamine phosphate synthase: protein MRARDGVARAVDWRLYYVTDTALSGGPDRVAPIVEQAVLGGAGVVQVRDKHLDDDAFAELTRSVMLAVERAFDATGRRAAIFVNDRLSVAERFGLHLHQGQSDGDIRATRDLLGEDSLIGLSISTVTQLLTELADPTADVLGLSPIWATPTKTDTDAALGLDGARGLIALNGGHCPTVGIGGINASNARDVIDTGVDGICVVSAIATAPDPRAAAAELLSIWSTR from the coding sequence ATGAGGGCCCGCGACGGCGTCGCACGGGCCGTCGACTGGCGCCTCTACTACGTCACGGACACCGCCCTGAGCGGCGGCCCAGACAGGGTCGCCCCGATCGTCGAGCAGGCCGTGCTCGGCGGCGCCGGGGTCGTCCAGGTGCGCGACAAGCACCTCGACGACGACGCGTTCGCCGAGTTGACGCGCTCCGTCATGCTCGCCGTCGAGCGCGCCTTCGACGCCACCGGACGGCGGGCGGCCATCTTCGTCAACGACCGGCTGAGCGTCGCAGAGCGGTTCGGGCTGCACCTCCACCAGGGCCAGTCCGACGGCGACATCCGGGCCACCCGCGACCTGCTCGGCGAGGACTCCCTGATCGGGCTGTCGATCTCGACCGTCACCCAACTGCTCACCGAACTGGCCGACCCGACCGCGGACGTGCTCGGCCTGTCCCCCATCTGGGCGACCCCCACCAAGACCGACACCGACGCCGCCCTCGGCCTCGACGGCGCCCGCGGCCTGATCGCGCTCAACGGCGGCCACTGCCCCACCGTCGGGATCGGCGGCATCAACGCATCAAACGCCCGCGACGTGATCGACACGGGCGTCGACGGCATCTGCGTCGTCTCCGCCATCGCGACAGCGCCCGACCCCCGGGCCGCCGCCGCGGAACTACTGTCCATCTGGAGCACCCGATGA
- a CDS encoding alpha-L-fucosidase, translating into MSDRFARSRWFQQDRFGMFIHWGPYSVAGRGEWQRSHEELPREAYQPFIDGFQPHGFDAERWADAAEKAGMRYAVLTVKHHDGFCLFDSRHAISGVMSNGFGRDLLAEFLAAFRARGIKVGVYFSLIDWSHPDYPAHGDLNHPHRHDEAYRDAEHDWDRYLEFLHAQVREVMSNYGSLDLVWFDFSYDDMSGEKWRARELVEMIRELQPDILINNRLEANGGSFGSIAEPEPKPWAGDFVSPEQLIPAEGILDQAGSPIPWEACMTFNNHWGWFRGDHAFKSSQTIIRKLIEVVSKGGNLLLNIGPDRDGRISGVELRILEDVGQWLRTNGDSIYGAGRAGIAKPEWGYYTCRDDMLYAHVLEQPIGPLALVGVDTDTIEEIVIDSKPVERAESWLIEAYPDIAFVSWGDDDPAFTYAMPDERATVVSVRRG; encoded by the coding sequence ATGTCTGATCGCTTTGCCCGCTCGCGGTGGTTCCAGCAGGACCGCTTCGGCATGTTCATCCACTGGGGCCCGTACTCGGTGGCCGGACGAGGGGAGTGGCAGCGCTCGCACGAGGAGTTGCCGAGGGAGGCGTACCAGCCGTTCATCGACGGGTTCCAGCCCCACGGCTTCGACGCAGAGCGCTGGGCGGACGCCGCGGAGAAGGCGGGGATGCGCTACGCGGTGCTGACCGTGAAGCATCACGACGGGTTCTGCCTGTTCGACAGCCGGCACGCCATCTCCGGCGTGATGAGCAACGGCTTCGGGCGCGACCTGCTCGCCGAGTTCCTGGCGGCCTTCCGCGCCCGCGGCATCAAGGTCGGCGTCTACTTCTCGCTGATCGACTGGTCGCACCCCGACTACCCCGCCCACGGCGACCTCAACCACCCGCACCGCCACGACGAGGCCTACCGCGACGCCGAGCACGACTGGGACCGCTACCTGGAGTTCCTGCACGCCCAGGTCCGCGAGGTGATGAGCAACTACGGCTCGCTCGACCTGGTGTGGTTCGACTTCTCCTATGACGACATGTCGGGCGAGAAGTGGCGGGCGCGCGAACTCGTCGAGATGATCCGTGAGCTGCAGCCAGACATCCTGATCAACAACCGGCTCGAGGCAAACGGCGGCAGCTTCGGCTCGATCGCCGAGCCGGAGCCGAAGCCGTGGGCGGGCGACTTCGTCTCACCCGAGCAACTGATCCCGGCCGAGGGGATCCTCGACCAGGCGGGCTCGCCGATCCCGTGGGAGGCCTGCATGACGTTCAACAACCACTGGGGATGGTTCCGCGGCGACCACGCGTTCAAGTCGAGCCAGACCATCATCCGCAAGCTGATCGAGGTCGTCAGCAAGGGCGGCAACCTGCTCCTCAACATCGGCCCCGACCGCGACGGCCGGATCTCCGGCGTCGAACTGCGCATCCTGGAGGACGTCGGCCAGTGGCTGCGCACCAACGGCGACAGCATCTACGGCGCCGGGCGCGCGGGGATCGCCAAGCCTGAGTGGGGCTACTACACCTGCCGCGACGACATGCTGTACGCACACGTCCTTGAGCAGCCCATCGGGCCGCTGGCGCTGGTGGGGGTCGACACCGACACCATCGAGGAGATCGTGATCGACTCCAAGCCTGTCGAGCGGGCCGAGTCCTGGCTGATCGAGGCCTATCCCGACATCGCCTTCGTGAGCTGGGGGGACGACGACCCGGCGTTCACCTACGCCATGCCGGACGAGCGCGCCACCGTGGTGAGCGTGCGCCGCGGCTGA
- a CDS encoding ABC transporter substrate-binding protein yields the protein MNHRRFFRAAIGLASVGALLLSACGSDTPPAENGSGSTVVYVVPSSWTKLGALTTNIDAWEAKTGNTVELQAIPDEQYDSTVRARLQGGEGIDVFAGQDSVEDKAAIMLAADESLFASRMAESVLESMRSGDGKIYSYPGADALSSFGLFYNKDVFEAAGVTQLPTTLAELTDALTKIDATGKAPLSLSGAEGWTLLQHRNSVNANLLGDDPEVAAKLASNATTWAAIPGVTQQYEALEGWAKSGLLNDDALTASYEGVIKAVATGETGAIINGSWVLGEIRKQNPDANVGFLALPTETGKNTIALSTPQMMHIAAKSKVAAQAKDLLVFLGEPAQVEKNLELSPGVPAFTDVTLKGDEPVIADINAYVTDGHVGLAFDTATTFPTPEADLIAAYQELLAGRIDAAGFVQQVDTAWANAGATAGREGF from the coding sequence ATGAATCACAGACGATTCTTCCGCGCCGCCATCGGGCTCGCCAGCGTCGGCGCCCTGCTGCTGAGCGCCTGCGGCTCCGACACCCCGCCCGCCGAGAACGGCTCCGGCTCGACCGTCGTGTACGTCGTGCCGAGCAGTTGGACCAAGCTCGGCGCGCTGACCACCAACATCGACGCGTGGGAGGCCAAGACCGGCAACACCGTCGAACTGCAGGCCATCCCCGACGAGCAGTACGACTCGACCGTCCGCGCCCGGCTCCAGGGCGGCGAGGGCATCGACGTCTTCGCAGGCCAGGACTCCGTCGAGGACAAGGCCGCGATCATGCTCGCCGCGGACGAGTCCCTGTTCGCCTCGCGGATGGCAGAGAGCGTCCTCGAGTCGATGCGCTCCGGCGACGGCAAGATCTACTCCTACCCCGGCGCCGACGCGCTGAGCTCGTTCGGCCTCTTCTACAACAAGGACGTCTTCGAGGCGGCGGGCGTCACGCAACTGCCCACCACGCTCGCCGAACTGACCGACGCGCTCACCAAGATCGACGCGACGGGCAAGGCCCCTCTTTCGCTGTCCGGAGCCGAGGGCTGGACGCTGCTGCAGCACCGCAACTCGGTCAACGCAAACCTGCTCGGCGACGACCCTGAGGTCGCGGCCAAGCTCGCCTCGAACGCCACCACCTGGGCGGCCATCCCGGGCGTCACGCAGCAGTACGAGGCGCTGGAAGGATGGGCGAAGTCCGGCCTTCTCAACGACGACGCGCTGACCGCCAGCTACGAGGGCGTCATCAAGGCCGTCGCCACCGGCGAGACCGGCGCCATCATCAACGGCTCCTGGGTGCTCGGCGAGATCCGCAAGCAGAACCCCGACGCCAACGTCGGCTTCCTCGCGCTGCCGACCGAGACGGGCAAGAACACCATCGCGCTGTCGACCCCGCAGATGATGCACATCGCCGCCAAGAGCAAGGTCGCGGCGCAGGCGAAGGACCTTCTCGTCTTCCTCGGCGAGCCCGCGCAGGTCGAGAAGAACCTCGAACTGTCTCCCGGCGTCCCCGCCTTCACCGACGTCACGCTCAAGGGCGACGAGCCCGTGATCGCCGACATCAACGCCTACGTCACCGACGGCCACGTCGGGCTTGCGTTCGACACCGCGACGACCTTCCCGACCCCCGAGGCCGACCTGATCGCCGCCTACCAGGAACTCCTGGCCGGCCGCATCGACGCCGCGGGCTTCGTCCAGCAGGTCGACACCGCATGGGCCAACGCTGGCGCGACCGCCGGCCGCGAGGGGTTCTGA
- a CDS encoding beta-N-acetylhexosaminidase: MRLLPTPTQVDWNDGEFPLPNPLPVRGGGPAAQVLSERLNIAAGLGIDADGEGPGVEFIRDETLGAEAYRLTVDGEGVRIASSDDRGAGWAVQTLLQLLPVQVHGPGPMQPGDLRVPHVEILDAPTYGWRGSHIDVVRHFFPVEALLRHLDVMAMHKLNVLHLHLTDDQGWRLPVAKYPRLAEVAAWRPGTLAGHHTLPGDILEHDGRPHGGSYTEDDLRRLVAAADRLGIMVVPEIDMPGHMEAVVAAYPEFGACDHVQHPRTSFAISEHVLRLDEASLQFCRDALDAAMDLFPGSPIHIGGDECPGSEWFADPASVETMARIGATDAASAQAWFEREMCEHVTSAGRTVIAWDEVLDGGAPDGTVVMAWRNREAVARASAAGHDVIAAPVEFTYFDYSQYEGPEQPLAINGPTGQARVAELTQVLREVEGPGTLLGGQFQLWTEYIPTWARAEYNLWPRGASVAQQLWAGDPAGTGSVAGLGRHLDRLTAAEVNWCRPPREDPR, translated from the coding sequence ATGAGGCTGTTGCCGACCCCGACCCAGGTGGACTGGAACGACGGCGAGTTCCCGCTTCCCAACCCGCTCCCGGTCAGGGGAGGCGGGCCAGCGGCGCAGGTGCTCTCGGAGCGCCTGAACATCGCGGCGGGCCTGGGGATCGACGCTGACGGCGAGGGCCCAGGCGTCGAGTTCATCCGCGACGAGACGCTCGGCGCAGAGGCCTACCGTCTCACCGTCGACGGCGAGGGCGTCCGGATCGCCTCATCCGACGACCGGGGAGCGGGCTGGGCGGTGCAGACGCTGCTGCAACTGCTCCCCGTCCAGGTGCACGGCCCCGGCCCGATGCAGCCGGGCGACCTGCGCGTGCCGCACGTCGAGATCCTCGACGCCCCCACCTACGGTTGGCGCGGCTCGCACATCGACGTGGTGCGGCACTTCTTCCCGGTCGAGGCGCTGCTGCGCCACCTCGACGTGATGGCCATGCACAAGCTCAACGTGCTGCATCTGCACCTGACCGACGACCAGGGCTGGCGGCTGCCCGTCGCCAAGTACCCGAGGCTCGCAGAGGTCGCGGCGTGGCGGCCTGGCACCCTCGCCGGCCACCACACGCTGCCCGGCGACATCCTCGAGCACGACGGTCGCCCGCACGGCGGGTCCTACACAGAGGACGACCTGCGGCGCCTCGTCGCGGCAGCCGACCGGCTCGGCATCATGGTGGTCCCCGAGATCGACATGCCGGGGCACATGGAGGCCGTGGTGGCCGCCTACCCCGAGTTCGGCGCCTGCGACCACGTGCAGCACCCGCGCACCTCGTTCGCCATCTCGGAGCACGTGCTGCGCCTCGACGAGGCCTCGCTGCAGTTCTGCAGGGACGCCCTCGACGCGGCCATGGACCTGTTCCCCGGCTCGCCCATCCACATCGGCGGCGACGAATGCCCCGGCAGCGAGTGGTTCGCGGACCCGGCCTCGGTCGAGACCATGGCCCGGATCGGCGCGACCGATGCGGCCTCCGCCCAGGCCTGGTTCGAGCGCGAGATGTGCGAACACGTCACCTCGGCAGGCCGCACGGTGATCGCCTGGGACGAGGTCCTCGACGGCGGCGCCCCCGACGGCACCGTGGTGATGGCCTGGCGCAACCGCGAGGCCGTCGCCCGCGCGTCCGCGGCGGGGCACGATGTGATCGCCGCCCCCGTGGAGTTCACCTACTTCGACTACAGCCAGTACGAGGGCCCCGAGCAACCGCTCGCCATCAACGGCCCCACCGGCCAGGCGCGCGTCGCGGAACTGACCCAGGTGCTACGCGAGGTCGAGGGCCCCGGCACCCTGCTCGGCGGGCAGTTCCAGTTGTGGACCGAGTACATCCCCACCTGGGCCCGCGCCGAGTACAACCTGTGGCCGCGCGGCGCGTCGGTCGCGCAGCAGTTGTGGGCGGGCGACCCGGCTGGGACGGGCAGCGTCGCAGGCCTGGGGCGCCACCTCGACAGGCTGACCGCCGCGGAGGTGAACTGGTGCCGTCCGCCGCGCGAGGACCCGCGGTGA
- a CDS encoding carbohydrate ABC transporter permease, with amino-acid sequence MRRQRITSNIVTLIVGVAVAAIFLVPMALVLLNSVKSSAEAASFDFALPAAWRFDNYLTVIREPSVATGLVNSAIITVGVTAVTITICALAGYVIARRTSIVTRGVYAFLLAGMIAPFSFVPAIRVLQWFGLYNTHAGLILSDVATQIPFMVLIFTSFVRQIPTSLDEAAMIDGAGQLRIFFRVIFPLMKPVTFTALVLLFTYAWNEFQNVLFLTSSSSMWTMPMTVYNFQSLYTYDYSLVSANLVITIIPVLVVYLFAQRYIISGMVAGSVKG; translated from the coding sequence GTGAGGCGTCAACGCATCACCTCGAACATCGTCACGCTGATCGTCGGGGTGGCCGTCGCGGCGATCTTCCTGGTCCCGATGGCGCTCGTCCTGCTCAACTCGGTCAAGTCCTCGGCGGAGGCCGCGTCCTTCGACTTCGCGCTGCCGGCGGCCTGGCGGTTCGACAACTACCTGACGGTCATCCGGGAGCCGTCGGTGGCCACCGGCCTCGTCAACAGCGCCATCATCACGGTGGGGGTGACGGCCGTCACCATCACGATCTGCGCCTTGGCCGGGTACGTGATCGCCAGGCGCACCAGCATCGTCACCCGCGGCGTCTACGCCTTCCTGCTCGCTGGCATGATCGCCCCGTTCTCCTTCGTGCCCGCGATCCGGGTGCTGCAGTGGTTCGGCCTCTACAACACCCACGCGGGCCTGATCCTCTCCGACGTCGCCACCCAGATCCCGTTCATGGTGCTGATCTTCACCAGCTTCGTGCGGCAGATCCCCACCAGCCTCGACGAGGCGGCGATGATCGACGGCGCCGGGCAGCTACGGATCTTCTTCCGGGTGATCTTCCCGCTGATGAAGCCGGTCACCTTCACCGCGCTGGTGCTGCTGTTCACCTACGCATGGAACGAGTTCCAGAACGTCTTGTTCCTCACCTCGTCGTCGTCGATGTGGACCATGCCGATGACCGTCTACAACTTCCAGAGCCTCTACACCTACGACTACTCGCTCGTCTCGGCCAACCTCGTCATCACGATCATCCCGGTGCTTGTGGTGTACCTGTTCGCGCAGCGCTACATCATCTCCGGCATGGTCGCCGGGTCAGTAAAGGGCTGA
- a CDS encoding glycine C-acetyltransferase yields MDIIEQINGELAQLRSDGLYKEEAPLTTAQSTHVGTLGGEVINLCANNYLGLADSPVLIEAAKDALDRWGFGMASVRFICGTQTQHKELESALTSFLRLGADGFDTILYSSCFDANGGLFETLLGAEDAIISDELNHASIIDGVRLSKAQRYRYHNRDLDDLRRQLEAAAGARHRLIATDGVFSMDGYVAPLDEICAIADEYDALVMVDDSHAVGFMGATGAGTPELFGVTDRVDILTGTLGKALGGASGGFTCARAPMVELLRQRSRPYLFSNSLAPSITAASMAVLDLIGSHPELLDRLRENTAYFRRRIVEEGFEVPKSDHPIVPVMLGDAVLAAKMADAILARGVYVRAFSYPVVPKGKARIRTQLSATMTRDDLDTAIAAFVAARDEVSA; encoded by the coding sequence ATGGACATCATCGAGCAGATCAACGGCGAACTGGCCCAACTGCGCAGCGACGGCCTCTACAAGGAGGAGGCGCCGCTGACCACGGCCCAGTCGACCCACGTGGGGACGCTCGGGGGTGAGGTCATCAACCTGTGCGCCAACAACTATCTGGGCCTCGCCGACTCACCTGTGCTGATCGAGGCGGCCAAGGACGCCCTCGACAGGTGGGGCTTCGGGATGGCGTCGGTCCGCTTCATCTGCGGCACGCAGACCCAGCACAAGGAACTCGAGTCGGCGCTCACCTCGTTCCTGCGGCTCGGCGCCGACGGCTTCGACACCATCTTGTACTCGTCGTGCTTCGACGCCAACGGCGGCCTGTTCGAGACGCTGCTCGGGGCCGAGGACGCGATCATCTCCGACGAGCTGAACCACGCCTCCATCATCGACGGCGTCCGGCTGTCGAAGGCGCAGCGCTACCGCTACCACAACCGCGACCTCGACGACCTTCGCCGCCAACTGGAGGCGGCCGCCGGGGCGCGGCACCGGCTGATCGCCACCGACGGCGTGTTCTCGATGGACGGCTACGTCGCGCCGCTCGACGAGATCTGCGCGATCGCCGACGAGTACGACGCCCTCGTGATGGTCGACGACTCGCACGCGGTCGGCTTCATGGGGGCGACGGGCGCAGGGACCCCCGAGCTGTTCGGGGTCACCGACCGCGTCGACATCCTGACGGGAACCCTCGGCAAGGCCCTCGGCGGCGCGTCGGGCGGCTTCACGTGCGCTCGGGCCCCGATGGTGGAACTGCTGCGCCAGCGTTCCCGCCCGTACCTGTTCAGCAACTCGCTCGCCCCGTCCATCACGGCGGCGTCGATGGCGGTGCTCGACCTGATCGGCTCGCACCCCGAACTGCTGGACCGGCTGCGCGAGAACACGGCCTACTTCCGGCGTCGGATCGTCGAGGAGGGCTTCGAGGTGCCCAAGTCGGATCACCCGATCGTGCCCGTGATGCTCGGCGACGCGGTGCTCGCGGCCAAGATGGCCGACGCGATCCTGGCCCGTGGCGTCTACGTCCGTGCGTTCAGCTACCCGGTGGTGCCGAAGGGGAAGGCGCGGATCCGCACCCAGTTGTCCGCGACGATGACCCGCGACGACCTGGACACGGCGATCGCCGCCTTCGTGGCCGCCCGCGACGAGGTCTCCGCCTGA
- the thiM gene encoding hydroxyethylthiazole kinase: MNQVTAVLNEVRASSPLVHCITNTVVPEITANVLLAVGAAPAMIDLPEEAEIFAGVASALLINLGNGSSEQHRAMPLAAASAVAHDRPWVLDPVAVGALPVRTRLARELLEQTPAAVRGNPSEILGLAGESAGGRGVDSTDAVEDALATARGLASRVGTVVAVSGPVDLIVSADRTTRVTGGSDLMPLVIGTGCSLGATVAACLGAALPAGLGRHDAVVAAHALFAAAGTVAARQASAPGSFRTAWIDALYRLTPDEVVGLVTIRDA; this comes from the coding sequence GTGAACCAGGTCACCGCCGTCCTCAACGAAGTCCGCGCCAGCAGCCCGCTGGTCCACTGCATCACCAACACCGTCGTCCCGGAGATCACCGCGAACGTGCTGCTCGCCGTCGGCGCCGCACCCGCGATGATCGACCTGCCGGAGGAGGCCGAGATCTTCGCCGGGGTCGCGTCCGCGCTGCTCATCAACCTCGGCAACGGCTCGAGCGAGCAGCACCGGGCAATGCCGCTGGCCGCCGCCTCCGCCGTCGCGCACGACCGGCCGTGGGTGCTCGACCCCGTCGCCGTCGGGGCGCTGCCCGTCCGGACGAGACTGGCGCGTGAACTCCTCGAACAGACGCCGGCCGCGGTGCGCGGCAACCCCTCGGAGATCCTCGGCCTCGCGGGAGAGTCGGCAGGCGGCCGCGGCGTCGACTCCACCGACGCCGTCGAGGACGCGCTCGCCACCGCCCGCGGCCTCGCGTCCCGCGTCGGCACCGTGGTCGCCGTCTCCGGCCCCGTCGACCTGATCGTCTCCGCGGATCGCACCACCCGCGTCACCGGCGGCAGCGACCTGATGCCGCTGGTGATCGGCACCGGTTGCTCGCTCGGTGCGACCGTCGCGGCCTGCCTCGGCGCGGCCCTCCCCGCCGGGCTGGGCCGCCACGACGCCGTGGTCGCGGCGCACGCGCTGTTCGCGGCGGCGGGCACCGTCGCGGCCCGCCAGGCGAGCGCGCCTGGGTCGTTCCGGACGGCGTGGATCGACGCGCTGTACCGGCTGACGCCCGACGAGGTGGTCGGCCTCGTCACGATCAGGGACGCCTGA
- a CDS encoding carbohydrate ABC transporter permease, which translates to MARAYPYWFLAPATAIFGAFFVLPALLGMWLSFTNASTVASRQDFIGLDNFRLLIRNGPAFLGALGNQVIYAASTTIGKTGIGVVLAFFLNRAFVGRNALRALVYMPIMFSTIVVGIVFRFILAGDGLLNDVLRGVGLGVLARDWLGSFELALWSVSAIDIWMGVGWTVVLVLAALQGVPEELIESAKIDGASRWRQATQVSLPIVMPTVGLAALLTTISGLKSFEIIYATTGGGPGRSTEVMTTFIARALGTTNLGYASAVGFVQFAVITVIALGISRVTRRVEGNQS; encoded by the coding sequence ATGGCGAGGGCGTACCCCTACTGGTTCCTCGCCCCGGCGACGGCCATCTTCGGCGCGTTCTTCGTGCTGCCCGCCCTGCTCGGCATGTGGCTGAGCTTCACCAACGCGTCGACGGTGGCGTCGCGGCAGGACTTCATCGGCCTCGACAACTTCCGGCTGCTGATCAGGAACGGGCCCGCCTTCCTCGGCGCGCTCGGCAACCAGGTCATCTACGCGGCCAGCACCACGATCGGCAAGACCGGGATCGGCGTGGTCCTCGCGTTCTTCCTGAACCGGGCCTTCGTCGGCCGCAACGCGCTGCGCGCGCTGGTGTACATGCCGATCATGTTCTCGACGATCGTCGTCGGCATCGTGTTCCGCTTCATCCTGGCGGGCGACGGTCTCCTCAACGACGTGCTGCGCGGCGTCGGGCTCGGCGTCCTCGCCCGGGACTGGCTCGGGAGCTTCGAGTTGGCCCTGTGGTCGGTGTCTGCCATCGACATCTGGATGGGCGTCGGCTGGACCGTCGTGCTGGTGCTCGCAGCGCTTCAGGGGGTTCCCGAGGAGCTGATCGAGTCGGCGAAGATCGACGGCGCAAGCAGGTGGCGGCAGGCGACCCAGGTGTCGCTGCCGATCGTCATGCCGACGGTGGGGCTGGCCGCCCTGCTGACCACGATCTCCGGCCTGAAGTCCTTCGAGATCATCTACGCAACAACAGGCGGGGGCCCGGGCAGGTCGACCGAGGTGATGACGACGTTCATCGCGCGGGCGCTCGGCACCACCAACCTCGGATACGCGTCGGCGGTCGGCTTCGTGCAGTTCGCCGTCATCACCGTGATCGCCCTTGGCATCAGCCGGGTGACCCGTCGGGTCGAAGGGAACCAGTCGTGA
- a CDS encoding ROK family transcriptional regulator gives MTDQKAHAELLGAMRLDNVARCFEHLRDAGASTVADLAAAVGLSRPAVSKRIPDLIALGLVREEAPLQKRGQSTGRPASRYAVRDDSGAVVGVDLGRHTNRIVVANLNGAVVDRADFPEDHTLPIARRLERLRAQVADLLGRNGELGDLRAVGAAIPGRPDGDGLMTLSMVFPEWNGVNVREALEGVFGVPVALENDLNAAALAENRLGGAPADMVLALVWHQVASGILTDGALQRGRHGAAGDLYRLRSTHRDDFRERWPSMPEFRASVAAAEDGDPAELALLEQFAAAAGEQLAHLVVAIDPETLLLYGEAVESELVCSLVERATAHAVLTPAGTRIERARLGAAAPALGVTMVALEHLSARIFGEGHAAFRLLDARRAQ, from the coding sequence ATGACTGACCAGAAGGCGCACGCCGAACTCCTCGGCGCCATGCGCCTGGACAACGTCGCGCGTTGCTTCGAGCACCTCCGCGACGCCGGCGCAAGCACCGTCGCCGACCTCGCGGCGGCCGTCGGCCTCTCCCGCCCTGCCGTCTCGAAGCGGATCCCCGACCTGATCGCGCTCGGCCTGGTGCGCGAGGAGGCGCCCCTCCAGAAGCGCGGCCAGAGCACCGGTCGCCCGGCCTCCAGGTACGCGGTGCGCGACGACTCCGGCGCGGTCGTCGGCGTCGACCTGGGGCGCCACACGAACCGGATCGTGGTGGCCAACCTCAACGGCGCCGTCGTCGACCGGGCAGACTTCCCCGAGGACCACACCCTCCCCATCGCGCGGCGCCTCGAGAGGCTCCGCGCCCAGGTGGCCGACCTGCTCGGCCGCAACGGCGAACTCGGCGACCTCCGCGCTGTCGGGGCCGCGATCCCCGGGCGTCCGGACGGCGACGGGCTGATGACGCTGTCGATGGTCTTCCCCGAGTGGAACGGCGTCAACGTCCGCGAGGCGCTCGAGGGCGTCTTCGGCGTCCCCGTCGCCCTCGAGAACGACCTGAACGCCGCTGCCCTCGCGGAGAACCGGCTCGGCGGCGCCCCCGCCGACATGGTGCTGGCGCTGGTCTGGCACCAGGTGGCCTCAGGGATACTGACCGACGGCGCCCTGCAGCGCGGACGGCACGGCGCGGCGGGCGACCTGTACCGGCTCCGCTCGACGCACCGCGACGACTTCCGCGAGCGCTGGCCGTCGATGCCGGAGTTTCGGGCAAGCGTCGCGGCAGCGGAGGACGGCGACCCCGCCGAACTGGCCCTCCTGGAACAGTTCGCCGCCGCAGCGGGAGAGCAACTGGCCCACCTGGTCGTCGCCATCGACCCCGAGACTCTGCTGCTCTACGGCGAGGCCGTCGAGAGCGAACTGGTCTGCTCGCTGGTGGAACGAGCCACGGCCCATGCGGTCCTGACCCCTGCGGGCACCCGGATCGAACGCGCGCGACTCGGCGCCGCCGCCCCGGCGCTCGGCGTCACGATGGTCGCGCTCGAGCACCTGTCGGCACGCATCTTCGGCGAGGGTCACGCGGCCTTCCGGCTCCTGGACGCCAGGCGCGCCCAGTGA
- a CDS encoding MgtC/SapB family protein, which produces MGDGGLFDWNQVPVQVLLASLAFVLCAIIGMERQFQHKSAGIKTHALVGLGSCVFTLISVEGFVYLAEYHVTRDPSRIAAQIVSGIGFLGAGLIFVNRDVVRGLTTAASIWLAAAIGMACGSGLIPLAVLATVLHFIAALAIPPLARLLPQKGDRASVVVTYTDGRGALRTILEEATAMGCRTTLLNTKQKHDEEGATVILAEMRFQGGPQLRDVMAQLMDLPDVVGVEQGRPDPDEL; this is translated from the coding sequence GTGGGCGACGGTGGGCTCTTCGACTGGAACCAGGTTCCGGTCCAGGTGCTGCTCGCCTCGCTGGCGTTCGTGCTGTGCGCCATCATCGGGATGGAGCGGCAGTTCCAGCACAAGTCGGCGGGCATCAAGACGCATGCCCTCGTCGGCCTGGGAAGCTGCGTCTTCACGCTGATCTCGGTGGAGGGGTTCGTGTACCTCGCCGAGTACCACGTGACGCGCGACCCGTCGCGCATCGCGGCCCAGATCGTCAGCGGCATCGGCTTCCTGGGCGCCGGCCTGATCTTCGTCAACCGTGACGTGGTGCGCGGCCTGACGACGGCGGCGTCGATCTGGCTCGCGGCGGCGATCGGCATGGCCTGCGGCTCCGGACTGATCCCCCTCGCGGTGCTCGCCACCGTCCTGCACTTCATCGCGGCGCTCGCCATCCCGCCCCTTGCCCGGCTGCTGCCGCAGAAGGGCGACCGCGCCTCGGTGGTGGTGACCTACACCGACGGGCGCGGCGCGTTGCGCACCATCCTGGAGGAGGCCACCGCGATGGGATGCCGCACCACGCTGCTCAACACCAAGCAGAAGCACGACGAGGAGGGCGCCACCGTGATCCTCGCCGAGATGCGCTTCCAGGGCGGCCCGCAGTTGCGTGACGTGATGGCGCAACTGATGGACCTACCGGACGTGGTGGGCGTCGAACAGGGTCGCCCCGATCCCGACGAGCTCTAG